One part of the Lotus japonicus ecotype B-129 chromosome 2, LjGifu_v1.2 genome encodes these proteins:
- the LOC130739249 gene encoding benzaldehyde dehydrogenase, mitochondrial-like: MQIMATRILSSLHHVSSSASAAKRCLGLYCLWHRSISGFGASAAVDVDPSIPPVQIDHSQLLINGQFVDAASGKTFPTYDPRTGDIIANVAEGDREDVNRAVHAARKAFDEGPWPKMTAYERSRVMLRFADLLEKHNDEVAAIETWDNGKTYEQAANVEIPMVVRVFRYYAGWADKIHGLTVPGDGPHHIQTLHEPIGVAGQIVPWNFPLLIYSWKVAPALSCGNTVVLKTAEQTPLSALYVSKLFLEAGLPPGVLNIISGFGPSAGAALCSHMDVDKLAFTGSTSTGKIVLGLSAQSNLKPVTLELGGKSPFIVCKDADVDAAVETAHSAIFFNQGQCCCAGSRTFVHESIYDEFVEKAKARALKRVVGDPFKNGVEQGPQIDSVQFEKILNYIRSGVESGATLESGGQRIGSKGYYIQPTVFSNVQDNMSIAKDEIFGPVQSILKFKDLEEVIRRANATSYGLAAGVFTKNLESANTLMHALRVGTVWINCYDVLDATIPFGGYKMSGQGRVKGMHSLSSYLQVKAVVTAMKNPAWL; this comes from the exons ATGCAGATCATGGCTACTAGAATTCTTTCCTCTCTACATCATGTctcttcttctgcttcagctgctAAACGTTGTTTAG GTCTATATTGTCTCTGGCATAGAAGTATCAGTGGATTTGGTGCTTCTGCTGCTGTTGATGTAGATCCTAGTATACCACCTGTGCAAATAGATCATAGTCAGCTTCTGATTAATGGACAATTTGTTGATGCAGCTTCTG GAAAAACTTTTCCAACTTATGATCCTAGAACAGGTGATATAATTGCCAATGTTGCTGAAGGTGACAGAGAAGATGTAAATCGTGCTGTCCACGCAGCTCGGAAGGCTTTTGATGAGGGACCATGGCCTAAAATGACAGCTTAT GAAAGATCGCGTGTAATGTTGCGCTTTGCTGATTTATTGGAAAAGCACAATGATGAAGTTGCAGCAATTGAAACTTGGGACAATGGGAAGACTTATGAACAGGCTGCAAATGTTGAAATACCTATGGTTGTACGGGTGTTTCGGTATTATGCAG GTTGGGCAGATAAAATTCATGGTCTAACAGTTCCAGGTGATGGACCGCACCATATCCAAACCTTGCATGAGCCCATTGGTGTAGCAGGGCAAATTGTTCCTTGGAATTTCCCACTTCTTATTTATTCATGGAAGGTTGCACCTGCATTATCATGTGGTAACACAGTTGTGTTGAAAACTGCAGAACAAACACCTCTTTCTGCTCTTTATGTGTCAAAGCTATTTCTTGAG GCAGGACTTCCTCCAGGTGTTCTAAACATTATCTCTGGTTTTGGTCCTAGTGCTGGTGCAGCTCTATGTAGTCATATGGATGTTGACAAG CTTGCTTTCACAGGATCCACTAGCACTGGCAAGATTGTACTAGGACTGTCTGCACAAAGCAATCTGAAGCCAGTAACTCTGGAGTTGGGTGGAAAATCTCCTTTCATTGTGTGCAAGGATGCTGATGTTGATGCCGCGGTTGAGACGGCACACTCTGCCATATTCTTTAATCAG GGTCAATGTTGTTGTGCTGGTTCTCGCACATTTGTTCATGAAAGCATATATGATGAATTTGTGGAAAAGGCTAAGGCCCGTGCTCTTAAACGTGTAGTTGGAGACCCTTTCAAAAATGGAGTTGAGCAAGGTCCTCAG ATTGATTCTGTGCAATTTGAGAAGATCCTGAATTACATTAGATCAGGAGTTGAAAGTGGTGCTACACTTGAATCTGGTGGTCAAAGAATTGGCTCCAAAGGCTACTACATCCAACCAACAGTTTTCTCAAATGTTCAG GACAACATGTCGATAGCAAAAGATGAGATCTTTGGTCCAGTACAATCTATACTAAAGTTCAA GGATCTAGAGGAGGTAATAAGAAGGGCCAATGCAACTTCCTATGGTCTGGCTGCGGGAGTTTTTACTAAGAATTTGGAATCTGCTAACACCTTGATGCACGCATTGCGAGTTGGAACAGTGTGGATCAACTGCTATGATGTCCTTGATGCAACAATTCCTTTTGGTGGATATAAGATGAGTGGGCAAGGTAGAGTAAAGGGAATGCACAGCCTTAGTAGCTACCTTCAAGTTAAAGCTGTTGTGACTGCTATGAAGAATCCAGCATGGTTGTAG